The Panthera leo isolate Ple1 chromosome D1, P.leo_Ple1_pat1.1, whole genome shotgun sequence region TGCATCGTGTGCTGTGATTTACCGTCTCTGAGCACATGCTGTGGGCCCGGCACTGTTTTAGGTACCGGCGGTAGAGTAATGACTGCACCCCACAAGTTCCTGCGCTCATGAAGCTTACGTGTCCTTGTGGGAAGACACAGTAAGGCAGAGGTAACTCGGGTGTATGCGTCAGAGGCCATCAGTGCTCTGGAGCAAGGTAaagcaggaagaggagaagagggagttGGAGGGCAGGTGGTGCAGGCCTTGCTGAGAAGGGGGTGTTGGAGTGACAGACTGGAAGCGGCCGGGGAACAGGCTTTGGGCTCCTGGGCGGAGTggggcaggctggggcagggggcagtgtggctggagcagagctggggagcaggtgggggctgggagaccGGGGCGTGTggccagggagaggaggagtATTAGCAGGTTTCTCTGGTTACTCCGGCTCCGGCTGCTGGAGCCGGAGACCTGGGAGGAGGCTCTTGCAATAAAGGCGCCAGGAGGAGGGGGGTGCCTGAGAGAAGCAGTGAGAAGCCCAGGAGACTCAGCAGATTGAGGAGCAAACCTTTGGATCTGCGTCGGATTGGACTGGGGGGAGCGGTGTGGTCAGTGGTCAGGATGCGCCCTCGGGCTGAACGAGGAGACGAGGCGGTTTGATTTTGGAGTCAAATGGGAGTTGAGGACAGAGACGGGGCAAGTGAAGAGTTCCATttgggcacctgactggctcagtgggtaaagcacTTGACTCCTGATCTggaggttgtaagttcaagccccacactgggtgtagagattacttacaaacaaacattttaaaaccagtCAGTCACTCCCAAGACCAGTAGTGGCAAGAGACCGTGAGTATAGTTCACGAGCGGAAGCGGTCCCGGGCCCGAGTGGGGTTGTGCCGTTCCCGTGGCAGGTACCGTGTACAGGTGTGTGGCGTGCCCCTCTCGTGGCACATGGTGTCTTGAGGAAGGGTGCCGTGTGGTCTGGTGGCGGCCCTGACCTTCacagggtgaggggaggaggaggacacgGCGAGGCTGGGGCATACGAGCCGCGTGAAGTGTGGAGGAGGGGGCCCGGAGGTGGTGTCGCGGGGTGGAGGGTGTCCCACGGTGGGtgacgtcccccccccccccttgtggTGAATGCTGCTGAGGGGCCAGTCTGGGGAGGAGTGGGCTTGGCCCTCGGACTTAGGAAAGGCACGTGTGACCTTGACTAAAGGCTGCTTGGGTAGAGTTAGTAGCAGAAAAGCGGACGCGATGAGCGCAGACAACTTCCAGAGCAGCTTCGCTCTCAAGGAGAATGGAGAGGTTGGGTGGGAGCCGGGAAGGAGTTCGTGTGAAGCAGACGAGTTTTGTTCTTTAAGCAAGAACTAGCCTTGTGGTGTTTGTATGCCGCCGAGTCTgaccaggagggagaggaaaactgATGgatgcaggaggagggggaggcttcCTGGAATGCTGGCCTTGAGCCCGAGGGCTCTGATGTGGCCCAGAGGGGCGGCCTCGTAGCAGCCCCAGACCCTCCGGGGAATCAGGAGAGAAGGCCGCGGGCGGGTGTGTTGGTTGGTGCTAAGGGCTTCTGGGTGAAAGTCCTCAGAAAGGAAGCAAGGTCATTGGAAAGGTGGGCAGGGGGTAGTGGGTGGAGGAGAACGGAGAAGGCCTGAACTAGGCCGGGGCCTGCTTGCTGGCAGTGCCGATGGGCCACCCATGTGGGGAGGTTTGGCAGACAGGAAATCCCACCACGTTTGGGGAGGAAACCGGAGATGGAACAGGGCAGGGTAGCGTTTAGAAGGAGACCAGgccttggggcgcccgggtggctcagtcggttaagcatccatcttcggctcaggtcatggtctcacggttcatgagttcgagccccacgtggggctctgcgctgacagctcagagcctggagcctgcttcagattctgtgtctccctttctctctgcccctccccgactcacactctgtctctgtctttctctctcaaaaacaaacattaaaaaaagggagaCGAGGGCCGCTGGTTCCCGCGGGAGTGCTTGGTGTGGAGCCCAGCGCTGCACCCCCATCCTAATTTGTTGGCCCTGGATTCTTGGCGTGGTTTGAAAGACTATCCTCTGAAAAGCTGTGTTGGACGAGGACTGATTGATATGCCCGTTTTTCTGCACAGACAGCCCTGCAAGCCCAGCAGTGTGGCATACCTGGTGGCTGGGGACAACTTGGGTGACCCGTGCAGCCAGTGTGCCCATAAGGGCACAGTTTCCCGAGGCCTTGGGGGTTCCAGTCAGCGGGTCTCTAGGTGACTGGCAAAGCTGGGTCAGCAGCCGAGGATGGCAGATGGTTCCTTGGAGCTTAGTCATCCCCGCTGTGGGGTGACCTCTGTTGggggcggccgggggcgggggggtggttcTCTGGTCCACTCTGGTTCCGGCCTGATGTTGATGGGCAtggggttgggcggggggggTGGCGGCTGCCTCTTTCCAGGACCTCCACAAAAAGTACTCGTACATCCGCAAGACCAGGCCTGATGGAAACTGCTTCTACCGAGCTTTTGGATTCTCCCACTTGGAGGCGCTGCTGGATGACAGCAAGGAATTGCAACGGTAAGGACGCTGGCTACTCGGGCGCCGCGGGAGGCGGGCGATGGCTCCAGGAAGGGCCCCCGGGGCTCCCGCCCGCTCTCGGTGAGCGGGAGGTGCCCAGACAGTGGCTGGGCTCTTGCTTTGGTCttctgagctgggggtggggggcggcgtcGGCCGGTTCCCCCGGTTCTGCGCCGGCCTCTCTGCTGGCCGAGGAGCCCATGCtggcctccctttccctcccacccatAGGTTTAAGGCCGTGTCTGCCAAGAGCAAAGAGGACCTGGTGTCCCAGGGCTTCACCGAGTTCACAATTGAGGATTTCCACAACACGGTGAGCCCAGCCGCCCCCGTCGCCCTCTCGGCCGGGGTGGAGGTCGGGCGGCCTGGCCGTGGCGGGGTTGacccatctcctcctccttcgTTGTGCCCTCTGTGCCCTGTGGGTGGCAGTTCATGGACCTGATCGAGCAGGTGGAGAAGCAGACCTCAGTAGCCGACCTGCTGGCCTCCTTCAATGACCAGAGTACCTCGGACTACCTGGTGGTGTACCTGCGGCTGCTCACGTCAGGCTACCTGCAGCGCGAGAGCAAGTTCTTCGAGCACTTCATCGAGGGTGGGCGGACCGTCAAGGAGTTCTGTCAGCAGGTGCcgtccctcccctttctctcttatCTCAGGGTGGGGGCaccagggccggggtgggggggggggtgggcgtgTGTGTATGCGAGGGCGATGTGAGAGCCgggcccggccccctccctgTGCCGCAGGAGGTGGAGCCCATGTGCAAAGAGAGTGACCACATTCACATCATCGCGCTGGCCCAGGCCCTCAGCGTCTCCATCCAGGTGGAATACATGGACCGCGGCGAGGGCGGCACCACCAACCCGCACATCTTCCCCGAGGGCTCCGAGCCCAAGGTCTACCTTCTCTACCGGCCTGGACACTACGACATCCTCTACAAATAGGGCTGGCCCTGGCCTGCcactgccctgcctgccctcccctctgccgGGCGCTAGACATGTACAGAGGTTTTTTGTGGTTGTAAATGGTCATActtcactcccctcctccccccgtcACACGACCTTCCGCATTTTATTAAAGGGGATGCTGGTGGTGAGTCGCGTGTGTGCGTGTCCCTGCTCTGCTGCTGCCCGCCTGGCTGCTATGTGTCtggctgccccctcctccccccccgccAGGTGGGTTCTTCTCGACCTTCCACCTGTCCGTGTCCAAGCCTCCCCACCAGGAGCAGTTTTGAGGGGGCTAGGCCTCTGGGGGACCCCTCCTGGTTACTGGGGTTCCGCTTCCTTCCCTTCTGgcacccaccccccttccctccttaGCTGGCCCGGGGGCTTCCATGAGAATCTTGGAAGTTCCCTGGGGACTTGCCCAGGGACCGAGGATCACCCAGGCTTCGAGCTGCTCCCTCGTAGGCTCTGACCTGACTGTACCTTTCTGTGCCGGTCAGGGCCCCAGACCTGAGCTGCCCGCCCTCCCCTCAGGGGTCTGCATGGTCCAGTCCTGGGTGGAGAGGGCTGACGTGATGGGGCCTGGCTCAGGGCAGGTGGAGGAGCTGGGGCGCCCCAGTGTACCCCCAGGTGGTGCCAAcctggtgggggaagggtagCCTTCGAGTCTGCGTGTGGTCCACGGTCCCGAGGTCTAGGCAGGGCTTGCCAGGCCACcgttcctcccccgcccctccccctgcctgtgCCTGCTTTGCACCCCCTCTGCTTGGGCCACGGTGTCTCTGCATtgccttcctttctgccttcacctctcttcttccctcaccCCAGCACACATGGGGTCTTGGCCCCCAGGCTGTGAGCTCCTTGGGGgcaggccctcaataaatgtgaAGTGCTGCTGCCCACCTCTGCGGTCCGGCCCGTGCCTCCACCCGCCCGCCCTCGCCAGCCCTGTTAAGCCAGAAGCACTTGTCCACGCCTCTGGGCCGTCTCCTTCCCCAGCCAGCACTCAGACAGTAGGAGCTGTGACAAGGGTGGTCTTTATTAGGAGGCTCCTCAGGCACCGGGGGCtgaggggaagaagggggggggggggggtcccgggCCCGGCTGCAGGCTTCGGAGACCTCTTAGAGCTGGGAGCGAGGTCCGGTAGGCCCAGGCGAGTCTGTGGGCAGAGCAGAGCAGTTAGAGGGAGTGTAGGCTGTGGGCCTCCCCTTGTGGCTTTCCTGCGTgggggtgagcaggggcagggagtggggggggggggcggcgagcCCTGGTGTTAGTGGGCAGGTTAGTGGGCAGCACACGGCAGGCCAGACCCTGCTTACCAGTCCTGGGCAGGGTGGGTGGCAGGTGCCGTCAGGCTGGAAGGCAGAGGACAGTGAGAGCCTGCtcttgagggggaggggcaggggcaggggtgagggctgACCCAGGTGCCAAGGGGTACGTACCCACAGGGAAGTAGTGGGGAAGCCGTTGCATGTAGATGCTTTCGTCCTTCTCCAGGAACACACAGATGATCAGCCGGTCCACCTGTGCCGGGACCTGCtcagcccggggtgggggtggccggCACCCACACCGCGGCTCCCCTGTGTTATCACTGCCCCCACCTCTACAGGTTTTCACCTGCTTTTTTCGTGGGGGGGACGGGGCACCGACCCTGAGTTTGGAGCTCAGGTTGCACCCTTCAGGGAAGGGGTTCATGGTGTGCACTCCACCACCCTTGCTGGATGGGCAGGAGAGCAAAGTGGTCTCGAGGGAAGGGGCGGGGACGCAGAGAGGGCTGGTGCGGTCctgccaccccttccccccccccccatcttgtcCCTTCGACTGGGCCCAGGACTCACCTTGTCCTTGTGTTGCTCCAGCCACTCGCGCAGCGCGGCCAACACGATTTCCGCCGCCGCCTCACTGGGGTAGCCTGGGGACCCGGCGGGGCGGGAGTGAGTCTGGGCTCTGGCCCGCCCCCTCCACGCCCCGGGACCCGCCCGACTCCACCTACCCGGCTCCGCCCCGCCCCTTTCACGccctcccaggcccctcctcGCGTCTGGGCCCACCCACTTCCAGGTCCCGCTCCGCCCCCTTCTAaaccaagcccccccccccccctcccccgcccgtcGCGCTCCACTCACCAAACACGCCGGTGGAGATGCAGGGAAatgcctggggcggggggaggggggggaggtgaGAGGGAATTGGGGACAGTGTCACTCTCCAACCACCGCCTCCGAGGGGCCTTCTTCCTCCCGGTCTGGGCCGCCCccgtccccctccctgcccccgcccctctcaCCGCGGAGCGGAGCCGATGCTCCAGCAGCAGGTCGAGGCTGCTCAGGTAGCAGCTGCGGAGCTCGGCAGCCTGGCTGGCGCTGGGCTCTCCGTGGGCGATGGGTCCCACCGTGTGGATGACATCTGCGGGAGGCGACGGGGTCAGACTGGCCGGGGTCTCCAAGCGGCCATCGGCTTTCTCCCCCTGCCCGCCTTGGAGAGGACAGGAAACAGGC contains the following coding sequences:
- the OTUB1 gene encoding ubiquitin thioesterase OTUB1, with product MAAEEPQQQKQEPLGSDSEGVNCLAYDEAIMAQQDRIQQEIAVQNPLVSERLELSVLYKEYAEDDNIYQQKIKDLHKKYSYIRKTRPDGNCFYRAFGFSHLEALLDDSKELQRFKAVSAKSKEDLVSQGFTEFTIEDFHNTFMDLIEQVEKQTSVADLLASFNDQSTSDYLVVYLRLLTSGYLQRESKFFEHFIEGGRTVKEFCQQEVEPMCKESDHIHIIALAQALSVSIQVEYMDRGEGGTTNPHIFPEGSEPKVYLLYRPGHYDILYK